Genomic segment of Buchnera aphidicola (Melanaphis sacchari):
GTATTATTGAAAAAGAAGCACCTATTCAAATATCAAATGTTGCTATTTTCAATTCAGAATCTAATAAAGCTGATCGAGTTGGTTTTAGATTCGAAGAAGGTAAAAAAGTACGATTTTTTAAATCCAACGGAAAGATTATTAAATAATTTGGAGTCTTTAAATGGCAACTTTATATGATTATTACAAGTGTACAGTAATTAAAAATCTTATGAAAGAGTTGAATTATACCTCCATAATGCAAGTTCCTAAGATTGACAAGATAATTTTAAACATGGGAGTTGGCGCTGCAGCATCAGATAAAAAAATTTTATCTAATGCCGTATCAGATTTAACGCTAATATCTGGTCAAAAACCATTTATTACTAAAGCAAGAAAATCTGTTTCTAGTTTTAAAATTCGACAAGGTTATCCAATTGGTTGCAAGGTAACATTACGTGGTCAAAGAAAATGGGACTTTTTAGAACGTTTGATTACAATTGCTATTCCACGTATTCGAGATTTTAGAGGATTATCAATTAAATCTTTTGATGGAAGAGGAAATTATAGTTTAGGAATACGAGAACAAATTATTTTTCCTGAAATTGATTATGATAAAATTGATCGTATTCGTGGTTTAGATGTTACTATTACTACTACTGCAAAATCTAATGAAGAAGGTCGAATATTATTATCTTCTTTTAATTTTCCATTTCGTAAGTAAATTATTATAAGGTATTTTATGGCAAAACAATCAATGAAAGAACGTGAAAAAAAACGTTTAAAATTAGCTAATAAATTTTATGTACAACGTACTGAATTAAAAAATATTATAGGCAACATCAAATTTTCTGAAGAAGATCGTTGGAATGCTGTTCTTAAACTACAAAAATTTCCTCGTGATTCCAGTCCTTCACGTCAAAGAAATAGATGTCGTCAAACTGGTCGTCCTCATGCTTTTTTACGAAAATTTGGATTAAGTCGTATCAAGGTTAGAGAAGCTGCTATGAAGGGTGAAATTCCAGGTTTAAAAAAAGCTAGTTGGTAAAATATATTGTATAATTTTTTTGGAGTTCAAAATGAGTATGCAAGATCCCGTAGCAGATATGCTCACTCGTATTCGGAATGGACAATCAGCTAATAAAAATTCCGTTAAAATGCCTTTTTCAAATTTAAAAAATGCTATTTTAGTATTATTAAAAAAAGAAGGTTATATTCAGGATTTTAATGTTCAAGGTCATAAAAAGTTAGAATTGGAAATATTTTTAAAATATTTTAAAGGAAAAGCCGTTATTGAAAAAATTCAACGCGTAAGTTGCCCTAGTTTACGAATATATAAGAAAAGAAATGATTTACCTAAGATAATGGCAGGTTTGGGAATTGCAGTTATATCTACATCTCAAGGTGTTATGACAGATAGTATGGCGCGTCGGCTTGGTCTTGGTGGTGAAGTTATATGCTACGTAGCTTAATGGAGGAAAAATGTCTCGTATTGCGAAGCGTCCAATTCATGTTCCTGAAAATATTCAAGTTCAGTTAAATCAACAATTAATATCTGTCAAGGGAAAATATGGTCATCTTAAGCGGATTATTCATGATGCAGTTGAAGTAAAATATTCAAATTATACAATAGTTTTTTCCGCACGTCCTGGATTTTCTGATGGTTGGGCTCAAGCGGGTACTTCAAGAGCACTTGTTAGTTCAATGGTTACAGGAGTATCAGAAAAATTTTTTAAGAAATTACAGTTTTCTGGAGTAGGATATCGTGTATCTATAGTAAAGGAAAATATTGTTCATATGGTTTTGGGTTATTCTCATCCTATTTTATATACTTTGCCTCCTGATATTAACGTAGAGGTTATATCTCCTACAGAGATTATCATTAAAGGAATAGATAAACAATTAGTTGGTCAAATCGCTGCTAATTTAAGGTCTTATAGAAAGCCAGAGCCTTATAAAGGAAAAGGCATACGTTATTCAGACGAAACTATACATATAAAAGAGGCTAAGAAAAAGTAAAATGATGTTTTTTAAAAATAAAAAAACAAATTCTCGTATACGTCGATCTTTTAAAACGCGTTGTAAAATTAAATCGTTAAATGCAGTACGTTTAGTTGTTCATCGTACCTCTCGTCATATGTATGCTCAGGTAATTTCTCCTGATTCTAAGGTGTTAGTTTGTGCTTCTACTTTAGAAAAAAATATCAAATTAAATTTGAAATATACTGGAAATAAAGAAGCTTCAGAAGTTATTGGTAAGGTTATTGCTCAGCGATCTTTGTCAAAAGGTATTCTTAAAGTTTCTTTTGATCGGTCAGGTTTTAAGTACCATGGACGTATAAAAACACTAGCAGATTCTGCTCGTAATTTTGGATTAAAGTTTTAAGGTAAAATATAGAATGGTTAATACAGAAAAAAAAAATAATAATGAACTACAAGAAAAATTAATTACTGTTAACCGAGTTTCAAAAACAGTTAAAGGTGGGCGAATATTTTCATTTACAGCATTAACAGTAGTTGGAAATGGAGAGGGTCGTGTAGGTTTTGGTTATGGAAAGGCACGCGAAGTACCAGCAGCTATTCAAAAAGCTATGGAAAAAGCACGACGTAGTATGATTAGTATACCATTGGTAAATAAAACTTTACAGCATTCTTTAAAAGGGTCTCATACAGGATCTAATATTTTTATGAAACCTGCATCAGACGGAACTGGAATTATAGCAGGTGGAGCTATGCGTGCTGTATTAGAAGTTGCTGGCATACATAATGTATTAGCTAAAACCTATGGATCAACAAATCCTATTAATGTTGTTCGTGCGACAATGAATGGTTTAATTAATATGAAATCTCCAGAAATGATAGCTGCTAAAAGAAATAAATCTATTAAAGAAATATTAGGATAAGTATTAATTCATGAAAAATATTAAAATAACTCAAATTAAAAGTAAAATAGGTCGCATACCTAAACATAAAAAAATTTTGTTTGGACTTGGGTTAAAACGTATTGGACATAGCGTAATACGTCAAGACAACCCTGCAATTCGAGGCATGATTAAAAAAATATCATATATTTTAAAAGTACAAGAACAAGAGGAGTCATTGTAAATGCATTTAAATACTATTTCTCCCGCATATAAATCTCGCCAAAATCGAAAAAGATTAGGTCGCGGAATTGGTTCAGGTTTTGGAAAAACTGCAGGACGGGGACATAAAGGTCAAAAATCTAGATCCGGAGGTCATGTTAATCGTGGGTTTGAAGGGGGTCAAATGCCTTTGTATAGAAGACTGCCTAAATTTGGATTTAAATCTCGCAAGAAAGCTGTTACAGAAGAAGTTCGTTTGTCAGATATATCTAATTTATCTACTAATTTGATTGATTTGAATGTTTTAAAAAAAGAAAGAATTATTAATAAAAATATTAAATATGTAAAAATTATTTATTCTGGAGAACTAAAAACGTCATTAATATTAAAAGGATTACGCGTGACAAAGTCTGTTCGCGCTACAATTGAAAATCATGGTGGAAAAATTGAAGGATAATCGGTAAATAATGATTAAGACATTGGGATTAAATCTTAAAAATTCTCAAAAAAGTATTATTGAATTAAAAAAAAGAATTATTTTCGTAATCATTGCGCTAATTATTTTTCGTATTGGATCTTTTATTCCTATTCCAGGAATTGATACCACGATTTTATCTAAAATTTTAAATGATCATAAAGGCACTATTGTTGAAATGTTTAATATGTTTTCTGGTGGTGCTTTAAGTCGTGCTTCTATTTTTGCTTTAGGTATTATGCCTTATATATCAGCTTCTATTATAATGCAATTACTAACTTTAGTAATACCTTTTTTAAGTGAACTAAAAAAAGAAGGAGAATCTGGACGTCATAAAATTAATCAGTATACAAGATATGCTACTTTGATCTTGGCATTATTTCAGTCTATAGGAGTTGTTACAGGTTTATCGAGTGTATCAAGTATGCATCATATTGTAATACATTCTGATTTTTATTTTTATTTTACTGCTGTTATTATTTTGGTTACTGGAACTATGTTTTTAATGTGGTTAGGTGAACTTATTACAGAATGTGGTATTGGAAATGGTATCTCTATTATCATTTTCATAGGTATAATAGCAGGATTGCCTTCTGCAATTATTCATACTATTGAACAAACTAGACAAGGTAATTTAAATTTTATAATTTTCTTTTTTATTTTGTTTTTAATTTTTTCAGTAATTTTTTTTGTAGTTTTCATTGAAAGAAGTCAAAGAAAAATAATTGTTAATTATGCTCAACGTCAACGAGGTCGTCGTATTTATTCAACTCCGAGTACACATTTGCCTTTAAAAATTAATATGTCTGGTGTTATTCCGGCAATATTTGCTTCAAGTGTAGTGCTTTTCCCTGCTACTATTATATCTTGGTTTAATATAGATGATAAATGGCACATAATAAAAATTATTGCCTTTTATTTTCAACCTAATCAACCTTTATATTTAGTATTATATGTTGTTTCTATAATATTTTTTTGCTTTTTTTATACTGGATTAATGTTTAATCCTCGTGAAACTGCAGATAATTTAAAAAAGTCAGGTGCTTTCATTTCAGGTATTCGTCCTGGTGAGCAAACTGCTAAATATATTAATGTAATAATGATGAGATTAACTTTTTTTGGCTCTTTATATATTTCTTTTATTTGTTTAATACCAGAATTTATGAGAAGTGCTATGAATGTACCTTTTTATTTTGGAGGTACGTCTTTATTAATTGTAGTTGTAGTGATCATGGAATTTATTGTCCAAATTCAAACTTTGATTATGTCTAGTAAATACGATGCAATGTTAAAAAAAGCTAATTTTTAAGTAAATTTCAATGATTTTTAAGAATTCCGGAGAAATCTAATGAAAGTCAAAGCATCTGTTAAAACTTTATGTCGTGATTGTAAAATAGTACGAAGAAACAATGTTGTACGTGTTATTTGCAGTAATGATCCGAAGCATAAACAGCGTCAAGGCTAGAAGCACATGAATTAAAATTTTTTTAAAAAATTTATTATTGAAATAATATATATTAAGTACTTACTATATTTTTAATTTTAGTAAATAAAAAAAGGATTTATAAATGGCTCGTATTGCTGGCATTAATATTCCTGAAAATAAACATGCTGTAATTGCGTTAACAGCTATATATGGAATAGGCAGAAAATTATCTAAAAAGATTTGTCATGATTCCAAAATTTCTGAGAAAATTAAAATAATAGATTTAAAGGAATCTCAAATAGATGTGTTAAGAGAAAATGTTGCAAAGTATGTTGTTGAAGGTGATTTAAGAAGAGAAAAAACTTTAAATATTAAACGTTTGATTGATTTGAATTGTTATCGGGGTTTACGTCATCGTAGAGGACTTCCAGTCCGCGGACAAAGAACTAAAACCAATGCACGTACTTGCAAGGGTCCGCGAAAGGCGATAAAAAAATAATTAGGTAATTTCACATATGGTTAAGAATTCAACTGTTCGAACACGAAAACGTATTAAAAAACAAATTACAGATGGGATAGCTCATATTCACGCATCTTTTAACAATACTATTGTTACTATTACTGATAGACAAGGTAATACTTTAGGCTGGGCTACTTCTGGAGGTTCTGGATTTAGGGGTTCACGCAAGTCTACCCCATTTGCTGCGCAAATTGCAGCAGAAAAATGTTCTGAAATAGTTAAAGATTACGGAATAAAAAATTTAGAGGTTATGGTAAAAGGTCCTGGTCCCGGAAGAG
This window contains:
- the rplE gene encoding 50S ribosomal protein L5 translates to MATLYDYYKCTVIKNLMKELNYTSIMQVPKIDKIILNMGVGAAASDKKILSNAVSDLTLISGQKPFITKARKSVSSFKIRQGYPIGCKVTLRGQRKWDFLERLITIAIPRIRDFRGLSIKSFDGRGNYSLGIREQIIFPEIDYDKIDRIRGLDVTITTTAKSNEEGRILLSSFNFPFRK
- the rpsN gene encoding 30S ribosomal protein S14 translates to MAKQSMKEREKKRLKLANKFYVQRTELKNIIGNIKFSEEDRWNAVLKLQKFPRDSSPSRQRNRCRQTGRPHAFLRKFGLSRIKVREAAMKGEIPGLKKASW
- the rpsH gene encoding 30S ribosomal protein S8, coding for MSMQDPVADMLTRIRNGQSANKNSVKMPFSNLKNAILVLLKKEGYIQDFNVQGHKKLELEIFLKYFKGKAVIEKIQRVSCPSLRIYKKRNDLPKIMAGLGIAVISTSQGVMTDSMARRLGLGGEVICYVA
- the rplF gene encoding 50S ribosomal protein L6, which codes for MSRIAKRPIHVPENIQVQLNQQLISVKGKYGHLKRIIHDAVEVKYSNYTIVFSARPGFSDGWAQAGTSRALVSSMVTGVSEKFFKKLQFSGVGYRVSIVKENIVHMVLGYSHPILYTLPPDINVEVISPTEIIIKGIDKQLVGQIAANLRSYRKPEPYKGKGIRYSDETIHIKEAKKK
- the rplR gene encoding 50S ribosomal protein L18 — translated: MFFKNKKTNSRIRRSFKTRCKIKSLNAVRLVVHRTSRHMYAQVISPDSKVLVCASTLEKNIKLNLKYTGNKEASEVIGKVIAQRSLSKGILKVSFDRSGFKYHGRIKTLADSARNFGLKF
- the rpsE gene encoding 30S ribosomal protein S5: MVNTEKKNNNELQEKLITVNRVSKTVKGGRIFSFTALTVVGNGEGRVGFGYGKAREVPAAIQKAMEKARRSMISIPLVNKTLQHSLKGSHTGSNIFMKPASDGTGIIAGGAMRAVLEVAGIHNVLAKTYGSTNPINVVRATMNGLINMKSPEMIAAKRNKSIKEILG
- the rpmD gene encoding 50S ribosomal protein L30, giving the protein MKNIKITQIKSKIGRIPKHKKILFGLGLKRIGHSVIRQDNPAIRGMIKKISYILKVQEQEESL
- the rplO gene encoding 50S ribosomal protein L15 translates to MHLNTISPAYKSRQNRKRLGRGIGSGFGKTAGRGHKGQKSRSGGHVNRGFEGGQMPLYRRLPKFGFKSRKKAVTEEVRLSDISNLSTNLIDLNVLKKERIINKNIKYVKIIYSGELKTSLILKGLRVTKSVRATIENHGGKIEG
- the secY gene encoding preprotein translocase subunit SecY, encoding MIKTLGLNLKNSQKSIIELKKRIIFVIIALIIFRIGSFIPIPGIDTTILSKILNDHKGTIVEMFNMFSGGALSRASIFALGIMPYISASIIMQLLTLVIPFLSELKKEGESGRHKINQYTRYATLILALFQSIGVVTGLSSVSSMHHIVIHSDFYFYFTAVIILVTGTMFLMWLGELITECGIGNGISIIIFIGIIAGLPSAIIHTIEQTRQGNLNFIIFFFILFLIFSVIFFVVFIERSQRKIIVNYAQRQRGRRIYSTPSTHLPLKINMSGVIPAIFASSVVLFPATIISWFNIDDKWHIIKIIAFYFQPNQPLYLVLYVVSIIFFCFFYTGLMFNPRETADNLKKSGAFISGIRPGEQTAKYINVIMMRLTFFGSLYISFICLIPEFMRSAMNVPFYFGGTSLLIVVVVIMEFIVQIQTLIMSSKYDAMLKKANF
- the rpmJ gene encoding 50S ribosomal protein L36, whose product is MKVKASVKTLCRDCKIVRRNNVVRVICSNDPKHKQRQG
- the rpsM gene encoding 30S ribosomal protein S13, with the protein product MARIAGINIPENKHAVIALTAIYGIGRKLSKKICHDSKISEKIKIIDLKESQIDVLRENVAKYVVEGDLRREKTLNIKRLIDLNCYRGLRHRRGLPVRGQRTKTNARTCKGPRKAIKK
- the rpsK gene encoding 30S ribosomal protein S11, whose product is MVKNSTVRTRKRIKKQITDGIAHIHASFNNTIVTITDRQGNTLGWATSGGSGFRGSRKSTPFAAQIAAEKCSEIVKDYGIKNLEVMVKGPGPGRESTIRALNSAGFRITNITDVTPIPHNGCRPPKKRRV